A stretch of the Dyella telluris genome encodes the following:
- a CDS encoding GGDEF domain-containing protein has translation MAFVLSADAEPAPPRLPALHVAALKPLPQTPTPDQVIHGDVDAGFAPLPTTHTPNAVEKQRWYRLTLDRDWHEESAPLLNFTGAMYVHITVYPPPDYRPHELWFAQTDLPARFSRHHLALELPHDLRAGQPIYVQIAADSFTRQIRAEIVDMATYQAQDLNHVRLTTLFSSVQFTMILAALCLWLVLRDRVLVYFIGYTGCQLMNQLLTSGELYELPGGRLLIPLGTHAPWLFTALSAPLLLSFIVEFCELRVITPRGARLLGAMRWPYLVIAALLCFPFAERMHLLASAYNFWFIVSLLCALAAVILATLRHGRQARFFLVAWLPQVLLTVVRVSQVLLSLDLPRWLEYSMPAAMAFCSVVVTIGLADLSLRARRERDMAHHLADHDALTGVLNRRALVRRLHDAMAQARPLHQPLALIFLDMDHFKSVNDRHGHQTGDACLRAVAEAIADELRPSDSLGRYGGEEFVAMLPGTTQDNAMAVAERIRHSIEVLQVHARGNTLQTTVSMGVSSLLGPLDTVDDLIARADAALYRAKTQGRNCVVAHASLTAVTS, from the coding sequence ATGGCTTTTGTGCTGTCCGCCGACGCCGAGCCGGCACCGCCGCGACTGCCGGCGCTGCACGTCGCGGCGCTGAAGCCACTCCCGCAGACGCCTACGCCCGATCAGGTCATCCATGGCGACGTGGACGCCGGCTTCGCGCCGCTCCCCACCACGCACACACCGAACGCAGTGGAAAAGCAGCGCTGGTATCGCCTCACCCTCGATCGCGACTGGCATGAAGAAAGCGCGCCCCTGCTGAATTTCACCGGCGCCATGTACGTGCACATCACGGTGTACCCGCCGCCGGACTACCGTCCGCATGAGCTGTGGTTCGCCCAGACGGATTTGCCCGCGCGTTTCTCGCGCCACCACCTGGCGCTGGAACTGCCGCACGACCTGCGCGCCGGCCAGCCCATCTACGTGCAGATCGCGGCGGACAGCTTCACCCGGCAGATTCGCGCGGAGATCGTCGACATGGCCACGTATCAGGCGCAGGACCTGAATCACGTGCGCCTGACCACGCTGTTCTCCAGCGTGCAGTTCACCATGATCCTGGCGGCACTATGCCTTTGGCTGGTGCTGCGCGACCGCGTCCTGGTCTACTTCATCGGCTACACCGGTTGCCAGCTGATGAACCAGCTGCTGACCAGCGGCGAGCTGTACGAACTGCCCGGTGGCCGGTTGCTGATACCGCTGGGCACGCATGCACCGTGGCTGTTCACGGCGCTCAGCGCACCGCTGCTGCTGTCCTTCATCGTCGAGTTCTGCGAACTGCGCGTGATCACCCCGCGCGGGGCACGCCTGCTGGGCGCCATGCGCTGGCCGTATCTGGTGATCGCCGCCCTGCTCTGTTTTCCGTTCGCCGAGCGCATGCACCTGCTGGCCAGCGCCTACAACTTCTGGTTCATCGTCTCGTTGCTGTGTGCGCTGGCCGCGGTGATACTGGCGACCTTGCGCCACGGGAGGCAGGCACGCTTTTTCCTGGTGGCGTGGCTGCCGCAGGTGTTGCTGACGGTGGTACGGGTGAGCCAGGTGCTGCTGTCGCTGGACCTGCCCCGCTGGCTGGAATACAGCATGCCCGCGGCCATGGCGTTCTGCAGCGTGGTGGTCACCATCGGCCTGGCCGATCTCTCGCTGCGCGCGCGGCGCGAGCGCGACATGGCGCACCATCTTGCCGATCACGATGCACTCACCGGCGTGCTCAATCGCCGCGCACTGGTCCGCCGCCTGCATGACGCCATGGCGCAGGCGCGGCCGTTGCACCAGCCGCTGGCGCTGATTTTCCTGGACATGGATCACTTCAAGTCCGTCAACGACCGTCACGGGCACCAGACGGGCGATGCCTGCCTGCGCGCCGTGGCCGAAGCCATTGCCGACGAGTTGCGACCTTCGGACAGCCTGGGGCGCTACGGCGGCGAGGAATTCGTGGCGATGCTGCCGGGCACCACGCAGGACAATGCGATGGCGGTGGCCGAGCGCATCCGTCACAGCATCGAGGTGCTGCAGGTGCACGCACGCGGCAATACCTTGCAGACCACGGTGAGCATGGGCGTGTCCAGCCTGCTTGGCCCGCTGGACACGGTCGACGATCTGATCGCCCGCGCGGATGCCGCGCTTTATCGGGCCAAGACGCAGGGACGCAACTGCGTGGTGGCCCACGCCTCGCTTACGGCGGTGACGAGCTGA
- a CDS encoding alpha/beta hydrolase, protein MACLLLGSVWTMPVAHATEAAPAPVKLALDAPAFAPEQIKVTVYLPPGYADSAVQYPVLYANDGQDMDAVALQDALASLYAQHAIRPVIVVAVDMLKDRASGYGLFDRARRRSVVGGSRIGPIGARAYDYSAWVAEQLVPYIDAHYRTQATAQGRTMLGWSLGALNAFCLGWEYPEVFGQVGAFSPSFWLAGDRSDANAVEGTRLAQAMVDRARQRRPVRFWFAVGGHEETNDRNHNGTIDAVEDLQDLISGFTAPDGTHRRGLRDLGYDVGVVDAAHPVQTSEVVYDPVPDGEHNQATWKRMLPVFLVWAYGVAPDMPLSSSPP, encoded by the coding sequence ATGGCGTGCCTGCTGCTGGGCTCCGTATGGACGATGCCGGTGGCACACGCCACCGAAGCGGCGCCGGCACCGGTGAAACTGGCGCTGGATGCCCCAGCCTTCGCACCCGAGCAGATCAAGGTCACGGTGTATCTGCCGCCGGGTTATGCGGACTCCGCTGTGCAATATCCGGTGCTTTACGCCAACGACGGTCAGGACATGGATGCCGTGGCGCTGCAGGACGCGCTGGCGTCGCTTTACGCGCAGCACGCGATCCGCCCGGTGATCGTGGTGGCGGTGGACATGCTGAAGGATCGTGCTTCCGGCTACGGCTTGTTTGATCGCGCAAGGCGCCGCAGCGTGGTCGGCGGCTCGCGCATCGGGCCCATCGGTGCGCGCGCCTATGATTATTCCGCGTGGGTGGCGGAACAGCTCGTGCCCTACATCGATGCGCACTACCGCACGCAGGCCACCGCGCAGGGGCGCACCATGCTGGGCTGGTCACTCGGTGCGCTCAACGCGTTCTGCCTGGGCTGGGAGTATCCCGAGGTGTTCGGCCAGGTCGGGGCGTTCTCGCCGTCGTTCTGGCTGGCGGGCGACCGCAGCGATGCAAACGCGGTGGAAGGCACGCGGTTGGCGCAGGCCATGGTGGACCGGGCCAGGCAACGCCGGCCGGTCCGCTTCTGGTTCGCGGTGGGTGGTCATGAGGAAACCAACGACCGCAATCACAACGGCACCATCGATGCCGTGGAAGACCTGCAGGACCTGATCAGCGGATTCACCGCTCCCGATGGCACCCACCGGCGCGGTCTGCGCGACCTGGGTTACGACGTCGGCGTGGTCGATGCCGCGCATCCGGTCCAGACCAGCGAGGTTGTCTACGACCCGGTGCCCGATGGCGAACACAACCAGGCCACCTGGAAACGCATGCTGCCGGTGTTTCTGGTGTGGGCTTACGGGGTGGCGCCAGACATGCCGCTCAGCTCGTCACCGCCGTAA
- a CDS encoding glycoside hydrolase domain-containing protein, whose translation MVHRSKAWIVAGMLLGAACTGHAQALVTQQPLRWNADALGNHRYLVRVDAPATAVRVVIPWRRRDAHPENVAIIITAPDGSVVSNVRRGTIDQASGELVFKAAQAGTYAVYYQPYVNKGRSNYPTVTYAEPKDTADAAWAGTVGDASHWSRLPQARVLGYEAVDDFDAYTPMERTATPAEVQAVLAKHAADALLLFPETRANPIRMFDALPESWAKRGPGGTFSESAQRGEYLSFQLGAWAPRAAVGNVRVSFGDLRADDGSTIPSNALTCFNLGGTGYDGKPFTARVDVAAGRIQALWIGLDVPASATPGVYRGTVTVSADGVASQSIPLAITVGEGVAVAHGDDDPSRLTRLRWLNSTLAQDDSVVKPLLPIAVNGQTLGILGREIKLDASGLPAQITSHFDERMTGISKQGKALLVAPMQLIVEDDAGKHVLGTARMPQIQVDGPGKVHWQVAAAAGALQGKVNASLEADGTMVYGIALTATKDVALRDIRLSIPMQQDAARYQLGLGRQGDRAPDDFNWKWQVKNNQDGAWIGSVNAGLEFHLRDENYRRPLNTNFYQQQPLRMPVSWDNGGQGGIHLRNEDKDYLAEAYSGPRQMKAGDTLHYDLVMRVTPFKTIDPAKHFSERFFHKYGDLDAIKADGANVVNIHHATPINPWINYPFLEPAAMRAYIDAAHQRGMRVKIYDTVREVSDRAPELPMLESLGHEVISAGKGGGFSWLQEHLDGDYIAAWHVPENRDAAIINAGQSRWHNYYIEGLDWLARNVGFDGLYLDDVAYDRTTMKRVRKVLQAHRPDPLIDLHSASQYNPRDGYINSALLYMELFPYIDRLWFGEEFDYEKTSPTYWLTEISGIPYGLMGEMLQNDGNPWRGMLFGMTNRLGWSAGSDPRGLWKLWDAFGIEQAEMIGWWVHDTPVKTNRDDVLVTSYVRKGSKTLIAIASWAPQKVDVTLVVDWKALGLSPARATLTAQAVNGFQPQASFKAGDAIPVEPGKGWLIVVE comes from the coding sequence ATGGTGCATCGAAGCAAGGCGTGGATCGTGGCGGGCATGCTGCTGGGCGCGGCATGCACGGGTCACGCGCAGGCGTTGGTGACGCAGCAACCGCTGCGCTGGAACGCGGACGCGCTGGGCAATCACCGCTACCTGGTCCGGGTCGATGCGCCGGCAACGGCGGTGCGCGTGGTGATCCCCTGGCGTCGCCGCGATGCACACCCGGAGAACGTCGCCATCATCATTACTGCGCCCGATGGCTCCGTGGTATCGAACGTAAGACGCGGCACCATCGATCAGGCCAGTGGCGAGCTGGTGTTCAAGGCGGCGCAGGCCGGCACGTATGCGGTGTACTACCAGCCGTACGTGAACAAGGGGCGCAGCAACTACCCCACGGTGACCTATGCGGAGCCCAAAGACACCGCCGATGCCGCGTGGGCAGGGACGGTGGGCGATGCCAGTCACTGGTCCCGCCTGCCGCAGGCCAGGGTGCTGGGCTACGAGGCCGTGGATGATTTTGATGCTTACACGCCCATGGAGCGCACGGCGACACCGGCCGAGGTGCAGGCCGTGCTGGCGAAGCATGCCGCCGATGCCTTGCTGCTGTTTCCCGAGACACGTGCCAACCCCATCCGCATGTTCGATGCGTTGCCGGAAAGCTGGGCGAAGCGCGGCCCCGGCGGCACCTTCAGCGAATCGGCGCAGCGCGGCGAATACCTGAGTTTCCAGCTCGGCGCTTGGGCGCCTCGCGCAGCCGTCGGCAACGTGCGTGTGAGTTTTGGCGACCTGCGTGCGGATGACGGCTCGACGATTCCTTCGAACGCCCTGACCTGCTTCAACCTGGGGGGCACCGGTTATGACGGGAAACCGTTCACCGCCCGCGTGGACGTGGCCGCAGGACGCATCCAGGCCTTGTGGATAGGGCTGGATGTGCCTGCCTCGGCAACACCCGGCGTGTACCGCGGAACGGTCACGGTGTCTGCCGATGGCGTGGCGTCGCAGTCGATTCCCCTGGCGATCACCGTGGGCGAGGGCGTGGCAGTCGCCCACGGCGATGACGACCCTTCCAGGCTGACCCGCCTGCGTTGGCTCAACTCCACGCTGGCCCAGGACGATTCCGTGGTAAAGCCCTTGCTGCCGATTGCGGTGAACGGCCAGACGCTGGGCATCCTCGGGCGCGAGATCAAGCTCGACGCCAGTGGCCTGCCGGCCCAGATCACCAGTCATTTCGATGAGCGCATGACCGGGATCAGCAAGCAGGGCAAGGCCTTGCTGGTCGCGCCCATGCAACTGATCGTGGAGGACGACGCCGGCAAGCATGTGCTGGGCACGGCACGCATGCCGCAGATCCAGGTGGATGGCCCCGGCAAGGTGCACTGGCAGGTCGCGGCCGCCGCGGGAGCGTTGCAGGGCAAGGTGAATGCCAGCCTGGAAGCAGATGGCACGATGGTCTACGGCATTGCCCTGACTGCAACGAAGGACGTGGCGCTGCGGGATATTCGCCTGTCCATTCCGATGCAGCAGGACGCCGCCCGTTACCAGCTTGGACTTGGCCGGCAGGGCGATCGCGCCCCCGACGATTTCAACTGGAAGTGGCAGGTCAAGAACAACCAGGACGGTGCGTGGATCGGCTCGGTGAATGCCGGCCTCGAGTTCCATCTGCGCGACGAGAACTACCGTCGCCCGCTCAACACCAATTTCTACCAGCAACAACCGCTGCGCATGCCGGTGTCGTGGGACAACGGCGGGCAGGGTGGCATCCACCTGCGCAACGAAGACAAGGACTATCTGGCCGAGGCCTATAGCGGTCCGCGCCAGATGAAGGCCGGCGACACGCTGCATTACGACCTGGTCATGCGCGTCACGCCGTTCAAGACCATCGATCCGGCGAAACACTTTTCCGAGCGGTTCTTCCACAAATACGGCGACCTGGATGCCATCAAGGCCGATGGCGCCAACGTGGTGAACATCCACCACGCCACGCCGATCAATCCGTGGATCAACTATCCGTTCCTCGAGCCGGCGGCCATGCGCGCGTATATCGATGCGGCCCACCAGCGCGGCATGCGGGTGAAGATCTACGACACGGTGCGCGAGGTATCTGACCGTGCGCCCGAGCTGCCCATGCTGGAAAGCCTGGGGCACGAGGTGATCAGCGCCGGCAAGGGTGGTGGGTTCTCCTGGCTGCAGGAGCATCTGGATGGCGACTACATCGCCGCGTGGCATGTACCGGAAAACCGCGATGCGGCGATCATCAATGCCGGCCAGAGTCGCTGGCACAACTACTACATCGAAGGACTGGACTGGCTTGCCCGCAACGTGGGCTTCGACGGCCTGTACCTCGACGACGTGGCCTATGACCGCACGACCATGAAGCGCGTGCGCAAGGTGCTGCAGGCGCATCGTCCCGATCCCTTGATCGACCTGCATTCGGCCAGCCAGTACAACCCGCGCGACGGCTACATCAACAGTGCACTGCTTTACATGGAGCTGTTTCCGTACATCGACCGCCTATGGTTCGGCGAAGAGTTCGATTACGAGAAGACCTCGCCCACGTACTGGCTCACCGAGATCTCCGGCATTCCGTATGGCCTGATGGGCGAGATGCTGCAGAACGACGGCAACCCCTGGCGTGGCATGCTGTTCGGCATGACCAATCGCCTCGGCTGGTCGGCCGGCAGCGATCCGCGCGGCCTGTGGAAGCTGTGGGATGCCTTCGGCATCGAACAGGCCGAGATGATCGGCTGGTGGGTGCACGACACGCCGGTGAAGACCAACCGTGACGACGTGCTGGTCACCAGCTATGTGCGCAAGGGCAGCAAGACGCTGATCGCGATTGCCTCGTGGGCACCGCAGAAAGTGGACGTCACGCTTGTCGTGGACTGGAAGGCGCTGGGCCTGTCGCCGGCCAGGGCGACCCTCACCGCCCAGGCAGTGAACGGCTTCCAGCCGCAGGCCAGCTTCAAGGCGGGCGATGCCATTCCCGTGGAGCCCGGCAAGGGCTGGCTGATCGTGGTGGAGTGA
- a CDS encoding multidrug resistance efflux transporter family protein, with amino-acid sequence MRSNAVAAVGLALCAALFFTMTYVLNRSLVAGGGHWAWAVILRYLITLPLLAVALPWQGGLGELPAELRRYPRTWLLWSAVGFVLFGLPLTWAANSGPSWLVAGSFQTTVLAGPLLAPLIYRDERRRLAWRSVAIGALIVAGVFALQWGHAHGQLRVIDWLEMAAVVFAAFMYPLGNRMVLLHLEKSGSHIGATQRVFGMTLCSWPFWLVLAAMAWLVVGPPGWREILLAGGVALSSGVIATVLFFRATDMVRTEPTALAAVEAMQAAELLFATVIGATFLGESWPHGYSAFGAVMIMVGIALFGWVSGRSAAGHDDEVRALKTDRGA; translated from the coding sequence ATGCGCTCGAACGCTGTCGCCGCGGTGGGACTGGCGCTGTGCGCGGCGTTGTTCTTCACCATGACTTATGTGCTCAACCGTAGCCTTGTTGCTGGCGGGGGCCACTGGGCGTGGGCCGTGATCCTGCGCTATCTCATCACCTTGCCGCTGCTGGCCGTTGCGCTGCCGTGGCAGGGCGGGCTGGGCGAATTGCCGGCCGAGCTGAGGCGCTATCCGCGTACCTGGCTGTTGTGGAGTGCCGTGGGCTTCGTGCTGTTCGGTTTGCCGCTCACGTGGGCGGCCAACAGCGGGCCTTCGTGGCTGGTGGCTGGCAGCTTCCAGACCACGGTGCTGGCGGGGCCGCTGCTGGCGCCACTGATCTATCGCGACGAGCGACGCCGCCTGGCCTGGCGCAGCGTGGCGATCGGCGCGTTGATCGTTGCCGGCGTGTTTGCGCTGCAATGGGGCCATGCGCACGGCCAGCTGCGTGTCATCGACTGGCTGGAGATGGCGGCGGTGGTGTTCGCGGCCTTCATGTACCCGCTGGGCAATCGCATGGTGCTGTTGCATCTGGAGAAGAGCGGCTCGCACATCGGCGCCACGCAGCGCGTGTTCGGCATGACGCTGTGCAGCTGGCCGTTCTGGCTGGTTCTGGCGGCGATGGCATGGTTAGTCGTCGGGCCGCCGGGTTGGCGGGAAATCCTGCTCGCCGGCGGCGTGGCCCTGTCCTCGGGGGTGATCGCCACCGTGCTGTTCTTCCGCGCCACCGACATGGTGCGTACCGAGCCGACCGCGCTCGCTGCCGTGGAGGCCATGCAGGCCGCCGAGCTGCTGTTTGCCACGGTGATCGGTGCCACCTTCCTCGGCGAATCATGGCCGCACGGCTACTCGGCATTCGGCGCCGTGATGATCATGGTGGGCATTGCATTGTTCGGCTGGGTGAGCGGGCGCTCCGCCGCCGGGCATGATGACGAAGTGCGTGCACTGAAGACCGACCGTGGGGCTTGA
- a CDS encoding sensor histidine kinase produces the protein MSPFKSSLYWRVLISFCGANLLALGLGIFLTQSFIEFTTAVEINWSTLAQGADQAYESGGQTALAEWSLQQRHEGIEATLYEDGQALTPIRMPASVESSLQSGLDEKRDVVLQPWPNLYLAVQQVQGGDGHVRQLVALSRTHSRLRQGTRQTIFLAIQGGLSLLFIGLVGWWVARSVAKPVEAISHATRRMASGELSARVGPPGRRAPEELNQLASDFDAMAERIEALVAHDRSVLQDLSHELRSPLARLHLILDLAQRSATPEEAAHYFLQAEQEISRLDSMTGEMLALSRLEGGIPGVNREPVDVLALLRECVRRAGVEAQARGITLHLDGDAPAVVSGNGLLLERAFDNLIGNAIKFSPEGGKVELAAQATTGTVDVSIRDNGPGVPESEIGSLFRPLFRGSNASRAHGHGLGLAIVQRVVKAHGGDIHAENREQGGLMVHLQLPLAPSGMG, from the coding sequence GTGAGTCCTTTCAAGAGCTCGCTTTACTGGCGCGTGTTGATCAGCTTCTGCGGCGCCAACCTGCTGGCGCTGGGGCTGGGGATCTTCCTCACGCAGAGCTTCATCGAATTCACCACGGCGGTGGAGATCAACTGGTCGACCCTCGCGCAGGGCGCGGACCAGGCCTACGAAAGTGGCGGCCAGACAGCACTGGCCGAATGGTCGCTGCAACAGCGACACGAAGGCATCGAAGCGACGCTTTACGAGGACGGTCAGGCGCTGACGCCCATCCGCATGCCGGCGTCGGTGGAGTCGTCGCTGCAGAGCGGGCTGGACGAGAAGCGTGACGTGGTGCTGCAGCCCTGGCCGAATCTCTACCTGGCAGTGCAGCAGGTGCAGGGCGGTGATGGCCATGTCCGGCAACTGGTGGCGCTCAGCCGCACGCATTCGCGTCTGCGGCAAGGCACGCGCCAGACGATCTTCCTTGCCATCCAGGGTGGGCTCTCGCTGCTGTTCATCGGCCTGGTGGGCTGGTGGGTGGCGCGCAGCGTGGCGAAGCCGGTGGAGGCGATCAGTCATGCCACGCGGCGCATGGCATCGGGCGAGTTGTCCGCACGCGTGGGGCCGCCGGGACGTCGCGCGCCGGAAGAACTGAACCAGCTTGCCAGCGATTTCGACGCCATGGCCGAGCGCATCGAGGCACTGGTCGCGCACGATCGCAGCGTGCTGCAGGATCTCTCCCACGAACTGCGCTCGCCGCTGGCGCGTCTGCATCTGATCCTGGATCTGGCCCAGCGCAGCGCCACGCCGGAGGAAGCCGCGCATTATTTCCTGCAGGCCGAACAGGAGATCAGTCGCCTGGACAGCATGACCGGCGAGATGCTCGCGCTGTCGCGGCTGGAAGGCGGTATTCCCGGTGTGAACCGCGAGCCGGTGGATGTGTTGGCGCTGTTGCGCGAATGCGTTCGTCGCGCTGGCGTGGAGGCGCAGGCGCGTGGCATCACGCTGCACCTGGACGGCGATGCGCCGGCGGTGGTTTCCGGCAACGGACTTCTGCTGGAGCGCGCGTTCGACAACTTGATTGGCAATGCCATCAAGTTCAGCCCCGAGGGTGGCAAGGTCGAGCTGGCAGCACAGGCGACGACCGGCACGGTCGACGTGTCGATCCGCGACAACGGGCCCGGCGTGCCCGAGTCGGAAATCGGCTCGTTGTTCCGCCCGCTGTTTCGCGGGAGCAATGCCTCGCGCGCGCACGGCCATGGCCTGGGCCTGGCCATCGTGCAGCGGGTGGTGAAGGCACACGGCGGCGATATTCATGCGGAGAATCGCGAGCAGGGCGGGTTGATGGTTCATCTGCAGCTTCCGCTGGCACCCTCTGGCATGGGTTGA
- a CDS encoding response regulator transcription factor has translation MPKILIVDDDRALAALLAEYLQREGFVVDVAHDGDAGLAQLHNPSTRPDLLILDVMMPGRDGLETLREVRLKHRLPVIMLSARGEPVDRVIGLELGADDYLTKPCLPRELLARVRAQLRRNAPVSAGSLQVGVLRLEPAERRAYVGEQELSLTGAEFQLLLTLAQRTGELVDKATLTRMALGRELERFDRSIDVHVSRLRHKLTEASAQAPRIESVRGAGYSLVAGAA, from the coding sequence ATGCCCAAGATCCTCATCGTTGACGACGACCGCGCCCTGGCCGCCCTGCTGGCGGAATACCTGCAGCGCGAAGGTTTCGTGGTGGACGTTGCCCATGACGGCGATGCCGGCCTGGCCCAGTTGCACAACCCGTCCACGCGGCCGGATCTATTGATCCTGGACGTGATGATGCCGGGGCGCGACGGCCTGGAAACGCTGCGTGAGGTACGCCTCAAGCACCGCCTGCCAGTGATCATGCTGTCGGCCCGGGGCGAGCCGGTGGATCGTGTGATCGGCCTGGAGCTGGGCGCGGACGACTACCTCACCAAGCCATGCCTGCCGCGCGAACTGCTGGCCCGCGTGCGGGCACAGCTGCGCCGCAACGCGCCGGTCAGCGCCGGCAGCCTGCAAGTGGGCGTGCTGCGGCTGGAACCGGCCGAACGCCGTGCCTATGTGGGCGAGCAGGAGTTGTCGCTCACCGGTGCGGAATTCCAGTTGCTGCTGACGCTGGCGCAACGCACCGGCGAACTGGTGGACAAGGCCACGCTGACGCGCATGGCGCTGGGGCGCGAGCTGGAGCGCTTCGACCGCAGCATCGACGTGCACGTCAGCCGCCTGCGTCACAAGTTGACGGAAGCATCGGCGCAGGCGCCTCGCATCGAGTCGGTTCGCGGTGCGGGCTACAGCCTGGTGGCGGGCGCGGCGTGA
- a CDS encoding Spy/CpxP family protein refolding chaperone gives MRKNISLALVLASAVALAPFAIASAQDGGPQGGFHGHDHGHGAFEAYSKLNLTDAQKASIKQIMQTARSQGKTQRDALRQQREAFEQMAPNASGYQAAATALAQAEGAATTARVQQRAAIRAQVYAILTPAQQSQLATLKAQRVARHQQWEQFKAQHPASGSTAQ, from the coding sequence ATGCGCAAGAACATCTCTCTCGCTCTGGTGCTCGCTTCGGCTGTTGCCCTCGCTCCGTTCGCCATCGCTTCCGCACAGGACGGTGGCCCGCAGGGCGGCTTCCATGGCCACGACCACGGCCACGGCGCGTTTGAGGCGTACAGCAAGCTGAACCTGACCGACGCCCAGAAGGCCAGCATCAAGCAGATCATGCAGACGGCCCGCTCGCAGGGTAAGACCCAGCGCGATGCACTGCGCCAGCAGCGTGAAGCCTTCGAGCAGATGGCCCCGAACGCCTCGGGCTACCAGGCCGCCGCCACCGCGCTGGCCCAGGCTGAAGGCGCCGCCACCACGGCCCGCGTACAGCAGCGCGCCGCCATCCGCGCCCAGGTCTACGCCATCCTGACCCCGGCCCAGCAGTCGCAGCTGGCCACCCTCAAGGCCCAGCGCGTTGCCCGCCACCAGCAGTGGGAGCAGTTCAAGGCCCAGCATCCGGCGTCGGGCTCCACGGCCCAGTAA
- a CDS encoding aldo/keto reductase — protein MSLDAYYTLGRSGLRVSRLALGTMTFGDNWGWGAAEDTARAMFDRYLDAGGNFFDTADLYTEGASEELLGKFVADSGTRDRVVLSTKFTYNAQPGNPNAGGNGRKNILRAVEGSLRRLRTDYIDLYILHTWDRLTPAEEVVRTLDDLVRAGKIRYAGLSDVPAWYASRAQTYAEAHALTPLVNLQLEYSLIERHIEHEFVPMATELGMGITAWSPMGMGLLSGKYKPSEAGGAGEGRLAKISGAPGFDRFTERNWAIVAALEELAGTMGRPMAQVALNWVATQPGIASVIIGATKLAQLDDNLSALSFEIPADLRARLNEASALEPTFPYWFFGDVQQSRIHGGVAVGSKPAGYAPPVFVPSLQQAGFKAD, from the coding sequence ATGTCACTCGATGCCTACTACACCCTCGGCCGCTCCGGCCTGCGCGTGAGCCGCCTTGCCCTGGGCACCATGACCTTCGGTGACAACTGGGGCTGGGGCGCGGCGGAAGACACCGCACGCGCCATGTTCGATCGTTACCTGGATGCCGGCGGCAATTTCTTCGACACCGCCGATCTGTACACCGAAGGTGCCAGCGAGGAGCTGCTCGGCAAATTCGTCGCCGACAGCGGCACGCGTGATCGCGTGGTGCTGTCCACCAAGTTCACCTACAACGCCCAGCCCGGCAATCCGAACGCGGGCGGCAACGGCCGCAAGAACATCCTGCGCGCGGTGGAAGGCTCGCTGCGTCGCCTGCGCACCGATTACATCGACCTGTACATCCTGCACACCTGGGATCGTTTGACGCCCGCCGAGGAAGTGGTGCGCACGCTGGACGACCTCGTACGTGCCGGCAAGATCCGCTATGCCGGCCTGTCCGACGTGCCGGCCTGGTATGCCTCGCGGGCACAGACCTATGCCGAGGCGCACGCGTTGACGCCGCTGGTGAACCTGCAGCTCGAGTACTCGCTGATCGAACGCCATATCGAACACGAGTTCGTGCCGATGGCCACCGAGCTGGGCATGGGCATCACGGCCTGGAGCCCGATGGGCATGGGCCTGTTGTCGGGCAAGTACAAGCCGAGCGAAGCGGGCGGCGCTGGCGAGGGGCGTCTGGCCAAGATCTCCGGCGCACCGGGTTTCGACCGGTTCACCGAGCGCAACTGGGCGATCGTCGCCGCCCTGGAAGAACTGGCCGGCACCATGGGCAGGCCGATGGCACAGGTGGCGCTCAACTGGGTCGCCACGCAGCCGGGTATTGCATCGGTGATCATCGGCGCGACCAAGCTGGCGCAGCTGGACGACAACCTGTCTGCGCTGTCGTTCGAGATACCTGCCGACCTGCGTGCCCGACTGAATGAAGCCAGCGCGCTGGAGCCGACCTTCCCATACTGGTTCTTTGGCGACGTGCAGCAGTCGCGCATTCATGGCGGCGTGGCGGTGGGCAGCAAGCCGGCCGGTTACGCGCCGCCGGTGTTCGTGCCGTCGCTGCAGCAGGCGGGGTTCAAGGCGGACTGA